A segment of the Gemmatimonadaceae bacterium genome:
TGTAGAGCACGGGGCGGAGCGCTTCGGGGGTGAACTTGTCGGCCAGGGCCCAGTTGGCCTGGTTGGCATGTGCGTGCTGGGCCGATGCCGGGGGCGCGACGGCGGCGAGCAGGGCGAACGCCGCCGCGGTGCAGAACCACCGCGACCACGGCCCACGGCCGAGGTGTGTGGGACAGGGGGGAACGGGGGCGGGCATGGGACGGTCTCCCGGAGGCGAGGTGCGCCGGTGTGGGGGGGGACGGGGTGGGGATGCTGCGCCCACTGATTTGCGGGCGGGACCGGCGATTGGGAAGGGGGAGGACCCTAGAACTCCACCTGGGCGCCCAGCTCCACCACCCGGTTGGGCGGGATGTTGAAGAACTCCGTTGCCGAGCGCGCGTTGCGCGACATCACCACAAACAGCTTCTTGCGCCAGCGCGCCATGTTGAGCGGCGCTCCGTCTCCGGTGCCCGGCGTGGTCACGGCGCCGGCGCGCGCGGCCCTGGGCGCGTCGTGCTTGCCGAGCACCATCACCCGCTCGCGGCCCAGGTAGAACGTGGTGTCGAGCGGTTTGGCCCGCAGGCCCAGTGCCCGCGCGCGATTGAGCACGTCGGGCACGTCGGGCGTCTCCATGAAGCCGTAGCGCGCCGTGACGCGCCAGAACCCCTCCTCGAACTTCTCGATCGTGACCCGCTCGGCGGACGGCACCGAGGGGACTTCGAGGGTGAGGATGGACATCAGGATCACCTGGTCGTGCAGCACCTTGTTGTGCTTCAGGTGGTGCAACAGCACCACCGGCACGCCGTGCGGCGACGAGGTCATGAACACCGCCGTGCCGGGGACGCGGGTGGGCTTGCGGCGCGCCACGTCGCCGAGGAACAGGTCCAGCGGCAGCGCGCCCGCGTGCAGGACGTGGTTGAGCATCATCCGGCCGCGCTTCCAGGTGCTCATGAGCGTGAAGATGACGGTGCCGATGGCGATCGGCACCCAGCCGCCGTACTCGAGCTTCACGAGGTTGGCGCCGAGGAGCGACAGGTCGATGACGAGAAAGACCCCGGTGAGCGCAGCCACGCGCCAGAGCGGCCACCCCCACTTCTCGCGGGCCACCACGAAGAACAGCAGCGAGGTGATGACCATCGTGCCGGTGACGGCGATGCCGTACGCCGCGCTGAGCGCCGCCGACGACTGGAACATCAACACGAGCACGATCGTGCCGATGCGGAGCAGCTGGTTGACCTCGGGGATGTAGATCTGGCCGGCCTCGCGTTCGGACGTGTGCACGATCGTCACGCGGGGGGAGTAGCCGAGCTGCACGCTCTGCTGCATGAGCGAGAACGCGCCCGAGATCAGGGCCTGCGAGGCGACGATCGTGGCCAGCGTGGCCACGACGACCACCGGGTAGAGCAACACGCGCGGCGCCAGCAGGTAGAACGGGTTGGTGACGGCCGACGGATCGCGCAGCAGCAGGGCGCCCTGGCCGAAGTAGTTGAGCAGCAGCGCCGGGAACACCACCGCGAACCAGGCCAGCCGGATGGGGCGGGGGCCGAAGTGCCCCATGTCGGCGTACAGCGCTTCGGCGCCGGTGACCACGAGCACGACGGCGCCGAGCACGAGGAATCCGGCCCCGCCGTGGGCGACGAAGAAGCGCACGGCCCACTGGGGATCGAGCGCCTCGAGCGTGCGCGGCTCGCGCAGGATCTCCGCTCCGCCGAGCACCGCGATCATCGCGAACCACACCGCCATGATCGGCCCGAAGAATCCGCCCACGCGCGACGTGCCGCGGCTCTGGAAGGAGAACAGCAGGAGCAGGATGAGGACCGTGGAGGCGACGACGACGAACGTGGACAGGTGCGGCGCGGCCACCTGGATGCCCTCGACGGCGCTGAGCACCGAGATGGCCGGCGTGATCATGCCGTCGCCGTACAGCAGGGCGGCGCCGAACAACCCCAGCACCACCAGCGCGTAGCGCCGCCGCCGCGGGCTTGTGTCTCGGCCGTCGTGCAGCAGCAGCGCCAACAGGGCCAGAATGCCGCCCTCGCCGCGGTTGTCGGCGCGCATGATGAAGACGATGTACTTGATGCTGACGATCAGGATGAGCGCCCAGACGATGAGCGACAGCACGCCCAGCACGTTGGGGCGCGTCACGGCGATGCCGTACTCCGACCGGAAGCACTCGCGGAGCGCGTACAGCGGGCTGGTGCCGATGTCGCCGTACACCACGCCCAGCGCCGCCAGGGAGAGGAAGGCCAGGCGCCTGCCGGCGGGACGGAGCTCGACGTGCGATCGCGCGGCGGGAACGGCGCTGTGGAATCCGCTGGTCTCGGTGGCCGCTGCGGGCGCGGTCATCGATTCCGGACGCGATGGGTCAGCGGGCATGGACAGAGGGTGGATACCCCGGGCCGGTCAGGCCTGGCGGAGCGCCGACCGGACCTCACCAAACGACAACGGGCCGCGAAGGGTTCGCGGCCCGAAGCGGAATCTAGTGCCCACCGGGAATGCGTCCAGCCAATCAGCCGGTGATGGCATCAATCTCGCGCGCCGCGCGATCGAGCACCTCGGCGATCTTGCCGAGGATCTCCTTGCTGTCGGCGTGCTTGACGGCCGTGCCCAGGCTGCTTCTCGCCACGTGGCGCATGGCGGTGCGGACATCCGCCATCGTGGGGCTGAAGAACGGCTCCACTGCCTGGGTGATGCGCTCGAAGATGGACTCGACGGTGCCGATGTTGGCCGCGAGGTATTGCGTGCCTTCAGGGGTGATCTGATAGACGCGCTTGCCGCCCTCTTCGGCTGTGGCGTTCACGTAGCCCATCTCCTCGAGCATGGTGAGCGTGGGGTAGACGGTGCCCGGGCTCGGCGAGTAAGTCCCGTTGGACCGCTCCTCTAGTGCCTTGATGATGTCGTAACCATGGCGCGGCTTTTCGGCGATCAGTTGGAGAATGACGTATTTCAGGTCACCCTGCTCGAACATCCGGCCAGCTCGACCACGAAAATGCCGCCCCTTGGGTCCGCCACCCTGGCCCCAGAAGCCTCCGGCGAACGCATCCCAATCCCACCGCCCTCGGCGGTGCCCACAGTGCTCATCATGCATGTTTGTGTCCTCCATGCGACATAGCAGAGATGTATCTTCGACACATTGACGATATATCGTGAATTATGGCGTGTCAACTGGCGTCGTCGGTCGCCTGCCGCCCAACAAAAAGCCCCCGACAACGCCGGGGGCTTTCTGTTGGGCCATTGAGCGGTCTACTCGTATCTGAGCGCCATGATCGGGTCCATCACCGACGCGCGACGGGCTGGCCAGACGCCGAAGATCACGCCCACCGCCGCCGAGAACGCGAACGCGATGCCTACGGCGGTCATCGATACCTGCGTGTTCCAGCCCGCGGTCTTGCTCATGAGCGTTGCCCCGCCGGCCCCGAGCGCGATGCCGACGATGCCGCCCAGGCAGCACAGCACCACGGCCTCGATGAGGAACTGGAGCAGGATGTTCCACCGCGTGGCCCCCAGCGCCTTGCGAATACCGATCTCTCGCGTGCGTTCCGTCACGGACACGAGCATGATGTTCATGATCCCGATCCCGCCAACGAGCAGACTCACCGCCGCGATGCCCGACAGCAGATACGTGAACACCTGCGTGGTCTCTGCGGTGGTCGTGAGGAAGTCGGTCTGGCTGCGGATCTGGAAGTCGTCGAGATCGGTGGTGCGCAGCTTGTGCTGCCGGCGCAGCGCCTTCTGGATCTCGGCCATCGCCAGCGGAATGTTGTCCTCGCTCGACGCGAGCACGTTGATCGAGCGCACCCAGTTGGAGCCGAACACGCGGTACCGGCCGGTGGTGATCGGGATCAGGATCTGGTCGTCCGGATCGCCGAACGTGCTGCCCTGTCCTTTGGGTTCGGTGGTGCCGATGACGGTGAACAGCACGCCGCCGATCCGAATCTCCTCACCCACGATCGCGTCGGGGGTGCTCAGCCCGAAGTTCTGGGTCACCGTGGGGCCCACCACGGCCACGCGCCGCTGCCCCTGGTCTTCGGCCTCGGTGAACATGCGGCCGCCGGAAAGCTTGTAATTGCGCACGGTCAGATAGTTGGCCGTGGTGCCGATGATCGACGTATTGGTGTTCTGGTTGGTCCACGTGACCTGGGAGCTCTTCTGCATTTCCGGCTCCACGGCGATGACGTCGGGGAGGCGCTCCGGATCGTCCAGCGACTTGGCGTCCTCGATGGTCATGCGTTTGCGTTGCCCCCCGATGGCGGCGCCGAAGCCGCGGGCCTGGCCCGGGCTCACGCTGAGCAGCGTGGTGCCGAGCGATGCGATGCGATCCTTCACGGCCTGCTGCGCGCCGCTGCCGAGTGCCACCATCGCGATCACGGCGGCCACGCCGATCACGATGCCGAGCATCGTGAGCAGCGAGCGGAGCTTGTTGGCCCGCAGGGCGCCGATCGCGACGCTGATGATTTCGCCGATGAGCATATGGCCTCGCCTAGAATCCGCGGCCGCGGCCGCCAGTGGCGCCGCCGAGGGGCGATGACTGGTTCTGGCGGAAGCGATCCTGCATCTGTTGCCGCTGCGCCTGCAGGGCGAGCACGTTGAGCAGCACGACCTTCTCGCCTTCCTTGAGCCCGCTGAGCACCTCGGTGTAGTCGAAGTTGCTCTGGCCGAGCATGACGACGCGCGGCTTGTAGCCCGCGCTGTCGGCCACGAACACGAGGCCGGCGCGTGGGCGCACGCGCATCACCTGCTCGGGTGCCCCCACGTTGAGCGCGGCGCCGGCCGGCGCTCCGGCGGCGCTGCGTCCGCCGCCCGGTCCGCCCTGGCTGCCCATGCCACCGGCCGCCTGCATCTCGCGGCGGCGGCAGGCGCCGACCTTGGCGCGGTCGATCCCCATCGCGGTGTACAGCGGCTGCGCCTGGGCCATGATCGCCTGACGGTCGGCGTCCGGTTCGCGCATCTTGGCCATCAGGTCGTCGAGTTGCTTCTTCTGCTTCGGGAATTTCTTGTACGCGGCGGTGATCGTCGCGCAGTCCTTGTCCGTGACCTGGACCTGCTGGAATCCGCCGCGGCGACCGGCCTGCGGGTCCTGCTGTTGCGGATCGAGTTCCACGTCGCCGCGAGCGACGGTGGTTGTGGCCCCGCTGGCCGGAGCGCTGGCGCTCCCGTTCCCGCCGCGGCCGTTGCGGCCGCCACCGCGCCGTCCCCCGCCGCCGAAGCCGCCGCTCATCTGGGCGCGGATCTGGGCCTGGACGGTGTCGGAGTTGAGGCCGAGCATCGGGGCGACGGTGGCGCCCTCACGCGTGGTCTTGAGCGCGTCGTTGGACACGGCGATGACGTTGGTGCGCTGATCGACGATGGCCGAGACCTCGCCGTTCATGCCGGGCCGGAGCGCGCCGTCGAAGTTCTCGAGGTTCACGAGCACCGGGAACATCGTCACGCCCTGCTGGACCACCGCCTGCGGCTCGATCTTCTCGACCTTGCCTTCGAAGCGGCGGTCGGGGAACGCGTCCACGGTCACCGTGGCCGGCTCGCCGGCGCGGATGTTGCCGATGTCGGTTTCGTTGAAGTACGAGCGCATGCGCACGTGCGTGAGGTCGGCCATCTTGAGCAGCGTGGTGCCCCCGCCCACCGAGTTGGTGGACGACTGGATGATCTGTCCCACCTGCACGTCCTTCTCGATGATCGTGCCGGAGCTGACGGCCTTCACGGTCGCGTCGAGCAGCGCCTGCTGGGCGATGTCGAGGTTGGCCTGCTGCCGCACGACGGTGGCCTGGGCGCTCTCGTACGTGAGGCGGGCCTGCTCGTTCTCCTGCGGCGTGATGACCTTGGCGCCGAGCATGTCGTCGCTGCGCTTCTTCTGCGCGGTGGCGACCTCGTACTGCGCCTTGGCGGAGTTGAGGTCTGCCGCGGCCTGCTCGAACTGCTTCTGGACGGTCTGCGTATCGACCTGGACGAGGAGATCGCCCGGTTTGACGAAGGTGCCGGTCTCGACGGGCATGTTCATGACCATGCCGGAGGCCTTGGAACGCACCTCGACGATCACGATCGGCTCGATGGCGCCGTTGGCGTCGGCCGACACGGTGACATCGCGGCGCGCGACGGTTTCCGTTTGCACCGCGAGCGGCTTGTTCTTTCCCGCGCCACAGGCGGCCAACAGCACAACGACAATCAGGGGGGGGAGTCGTTTCACGAACCTGTTCCTCGAGTCAGAATGCGATACCAGCCACCTCTAGTACGGAGGGCATTAAGAAAACGCTGGCCCGGACGCGTGGGCGTCCGGGCCAGCGTATTGGGACGGCGGGATGGTTACTGCAGATCGCGGCCGATGAGCTGCTCGATCTGGGCCTTGGTGGTGCGGTAGTTCAGCCGGTACTGGATGAGCTGCAGCCGGGCCTGGTTGAGCGCGGTCTGCGACGTGAGCACATCCAGCAGGGTGGACGCGCCCACGGCATAGCGCTGGTCCTGGACGCGGAGGTCTTCCTGGGCGGCGGCGATCGTCTGCTGCTGGATGACGATCTCCTGCTCCAGGGTCTGCAGATTGGCCACGTACTGGACGACGCTCTGCTGCGCGGCCAGCTGCGCGTCGCGGAGATTGGCCTCGGCGTTGGCCATCGAGACGCCGGCCTGCACCGAGTTGTTTTCCCGCGTCCAGTTGTCGAACAGGCTGTAGTTGAGCGAGATCGACAGGGTCTTGGCGTACGCCATGGAGCCGGAGCCGATGCCGTAGTACTTGTCGAACCCGCTGCCGCCGCGGTTGTAGGAGAGCGTGATGCTGGGCAGGTACGAGGCCTTGCTGGCGCTCACGCTGGCTCTGGCGGTGGCCACGTTCGCCTCGGCGGCCCGTACGATGGGCCCCTGGTCGGCCAGGTTGGCGATGAGGGCGCTGTCGATGGGCGCGATGCTCTGGTCGAGCGTGTCGGAGGCCGTGGCGGTCACCAGGTACTTGGTGGCCACGAGCCGGGTGAGCGAAGCGGCCGCCACGCGCTCGTTGTTCTGCGCGGTGAGCAGGGCCAGCCGGCCGTTGGCGACCTGGATCGCCGAGCGGAGCGAGTCGGAGCGGGTGGCGGCGCCGGCGGCGACCTTGGCCACCGACACCTTGAGCTGCTCGACGGCCTGCTGGAGTTGGGCTTCCGCGGCCGCTTCGGATTCCTTGGCGGCGAGGATGCTGTAGTACTGCGTCTTGACGTTCAGCGCGATGGCGAACTTCTGCGCCACCTCGTTGACCTCGGCGCTGGTGACCGAGGCCCGGGCGGTTCGCAGGTTGGCGAATCGCTGGCCGCCGTCGAACACGGTGAGGCCGAACCGGAGGCCGTCGGAGTAGGACCAGGGCGCGGCGGCATAGGGCACGATGGTGCCCGATTGGCCGAACCGGTCGCCGCTCTGCTGGCTCTGGCCCATGGACCAGGACAGGCTGGGGATGAACGCGGCATACGCGGAGGTGACCCCGGAATTCGCGGCGGTGATCTGCCCTTCGGCGGCGACGGCGGCGGGCGCGTTCTGCTGCGCGAGCGCGATGGCTTCCTTGAGCGTGACCGGATGGAGCGAATCGGCAGCGGGCTGCTGCGCCGCCAGCGCGGCGGGCAACGCCGCCAACAGCAAGAACTTCTTCATCGTCTGCAGGAGTCCTGTCTCGAATTGGATGGTCTGCCGCGGGCGCGGCGCGTGGAATCGGCACGCGCGCGGCGCGTGGAATCGTCCCGGATCCGGGCGTCGAGCTTGGCGACCTGATCCGAGGTGAGGAGCGCCCGGAACTTGTGGCGCGCGTCGAGGCGAATGGAATCGATGGTGGGCCGCAGGGGACGCTGCGCCACCGAGATCGCGCAGTTGGCCGCATCGAACGTGGAGTCGGCCAGCGCGCGCTGCGCGGGCGTGAGGCCGATGTCGTCGTACATGGTGGTCCGTTCCGCCCAGCTATGCGGATGGCGCTGCATCACGCGGTCGGCGGAGAATCCCAGCACGCCGCCCACGAGCACCGCGCCGAGGAGGAAGAGGAACGCCTGCTGCTTGGGCCGCTCCATGATCGTCTCCGATTACTGCCGCGAGAGGATGTAGCGCACCGTGCCGTCGCGCGTGTCCTGCAACATGGGACGGACGGCGGTCTCGATGGGGCCGGGAAGCGGCGCCAGCAGCGCTTCGTACGCCGTGGTCTGTTCGGATTCGTGGGCGCGGAAGAGCGCGGCGCTGCAGGCGAGCAGCAGCGCGGCGGCGGCGAGCAGGGCGGGACGCGTCCAGTGATCGAGTTCGGTCCACCACCCGAGCTCCATGCCGACCACGCGATGCATGATCCGCGCTTCGAGTTCACTCCAGTACGCCTCGTCGCCCGGTGCGGCGTAGATCGCACGGAGCCCGCGCGTCACGTCGTCCTCGTCGTGACCGTGTACCAGTCGCAGATCGCTCATAGATCGCTCCGTACGTCTCTCAGAATTCCGCGCAACGTAGCGCGGGCGTGGTGCAGGTCGGACCGGGCGGTGCCTTCGGGAATCCCGAGCATGCCTCCGATCTCGCCGTGCGTGAACCCTTCGACATCGTGCAACACGATCACCGACCGCTGCCGTTCCGTGAGGTGCGTGAGCGCCTCGCCCAGCCGCGTCCGCAACTCGTCCGCTTCGCCCGGATCCCGGAATGGGAGGGCCACTGCTTCCGTCAATTCATCCGCATCGCGCACCTTCCGACGCCGCACCAGATCGAGCGCCGAATTGGCCATGATGCGGTACAACCATGCCCCGAAGGGCTGATCGGGCAGAAAGCGATCCAGCGCCCGGTAGGCGTGGAGGAACCCTTCCTGCACCGCGTCTTCCGCGTCCTCGTGCGTGGCCACGATCGCTCGGGTCACCGCGTAGGCCCGGCGCTGATGCAGGTGCACCAGTGCCGCAAACGCATCATGGTCGCCGCGCTGAGCCGCGAGAACGAACTCCCGTTCCGGCCGCTGAGCGTCAGCCACCTGTATGCGCGCCTGAGAAATCGATGGAGCGACCGCAGCAGCCGTCATCAGCGTCCTGGCTGTATTCATCTGGAACTACGCAAACCGCCGGACGGGCGTTGAACATCGGTCAGGGCGCGGCCGGAGCCCCGGCAAGCCCCAGGTCGACGGCCGCGCCGCGCATGGCGTCGATCACGAACTGGATGTGATCGTCGAGCTCCACGCCCATCTCCTGCGCGCCCAGCACCACGTCGTCGCGGCTGACGCCGCGCGCGAACGCCTTGTCTTTCATCTTCTTTCGCACGGATCGAGCATCCACGTCGAACACGCTCTTCGTGGGCTTGACGAGAGCGGTCGCGGTGACGAGGCCGGTGAGTTCATCCACGGCGAACAGCGCCCTGGCCATGGGCGTCGCGCGCGGCACGTTGCAGTAGGTGGCGTGTCCGAGGATGGCCTGCAGGATGTCGTCGGGCCAGCCGCGCTCGCGCAGGATGCGGACGCCCTGCGCGGGATGCTCCTCGGTGGCCGAGTGCGCGGCGTTGGGAAATCGCTCGTAATCGAAGTCGTGGATCAGGCCCGCCAACCC
Coding sequences within it:
- a CDS encoding TolC family protein; this translates as MKKFLLLAALPAALAAQQPAADSLHPVTLKEAIALAQQNAPAAVAAEGQITAANSGVTSAYAAFIPSLSWSMGQSQQSGDRFGQSGTIVPYAAAPWSYSDGLRFGLTVFDGGQRFANLRTARASVTSAEVNEVAQKFAIALNVKTQYYSILAAKESEAAAEAQLQQAVEQLKVSVAKVAAGAATRSDSLRSAIQVANGRLALLTAQNNERVAAASLTRLVATKYLVTATASDTLDQSIAPIDSALIANLADQGPIVRAAEANVATARASVSASKASYLPSITLSYNRGGSGFDKYYGIGSGSMAYAKTLSISLNYSLFDNWTRENNSVQAGVSMANAEANLRDAQLAAQQSVVQYVANLQTLEQEIVIQQQTIAAAQEDLRVQDQRYAVGASTLLDVLTSQTALNQARLQLIQYRLNYRTTKAQIEQLIGRDLQ
- a CDS encoding efflux RND transporter periplasmic adaptor subunit, with the protein product MKRLPPLIVVVLLAACGAGKNKPLAVQTETVARRDVTVSADANGAIEPIVIVEVRSKASGMVMNMPVETGTFVKPGDLLVQVDTQTVQKQFEQAAADLNSAKAQYEVATAQKKRSDDMLGAKVITPQENEQARLTYESAQATVVRQQANLDIAQQALLDATVKAVSSGTIIEKDVQVGQIIQSSTNSVGGGTTLLKMADLTHVRMRSYFNETDIGNIRAGEPATVTVDAFPDRRFEGKVEKIEPQAVVQQGVTMFPVLVNLENFDGALRPGMNGEVSAIVDQRTNVIAVSNDALKTTREGATVAPMLGLNSDTVQAQIRAQMSGGFGGGGRRGGGRNGRGGNGSASAPASGATTTVARGDVELDPQQQDPQAGRRGGFQQVQVTDKDCATITAAYKKFPKQKKQLDDLMAKMREPDADRQAIMAQAQPLYTAMGIDRAKVGACRRREMQAAGGMGSQGGPGGGRSAAGAPAGAALNVGAPEQVMRVRPRAGLVFVADSAGYKPRVVMLGQSNFDYTEVLSGLKEGEKVVLLNVLALQAQRQQMQDRFRQNQSSPLGGATGGRGRGF
- a CDS encoding HD domain-containing protein; its protein translation is MSDLPTRESALALMHEYTASESLRKHMLAVEAAMRAYAGRLGEDPERWGLAGLIHDFDYERFPNAAHSATEEHPAQGVRILRERGWPDDILQAILGHATYCNVPRATPMARALFAVDELTGLVTATALVKPTKSVFDVDARSVRKKMKDKAFARGVSRDDVVLGAQEMGVELDDHIQFVIDAMRGAAVDLGLAGAPAAP
- a CDS encoding potassium transporter Kup, with the translated sequence MTAPAAATETSGFHSAVPAARSHVELRPAGRRLAFLSLAALGVVYGDIGTSPLYALRECFRSEYGIAVTRPNVLGVLSLIVWALILIVSIKYIVFIMRADNRGEGGILALLALLLHDGRDTSPRRRRYALVVLGLFGAALLYGDGMITPAISVLSAVEGIQVAAPHLSTFVVVASTVLILLLLFSFQSRGTSRVGGFFGPIMAVWFAMIAVLGGAEILREPRTLEALDPQWAVRFFVAHGGAGFLVLGAVVLVVTGAEALYADMGHFGPRPIRLAWFAVVFPALLLNYFGQGALLLRDPSAVTNPFYLLAPRVLLYPVVVVATLATIVASQALISGAFSLMQQSVQLGYSPRVTIVHTSEREAGQIYIPEVNQLLRIGTIVLVLMFQSSAALSAAYGIAVTGTMVITSLLFFVVAREKWGWPLWRVAALTGVFLVIDLSLLGANLVKLEYGGWVPIAIGTVIFTLMSTWKRGRMMLNHVLHAGALPLDLFLGDVARRKPTRVPGTAVFMTSSPHGVPVVLLHHLKHNKVLHDQVILMSILTLEVPSVPSAERVTIEKFEEGFWRVTARYGFMETPDVPDVLNRARALGLRAKPLDTTFYLGRERVMVLGKHDAPRAARAGAVTTPGTGDGAPLNMARWRKKLFVVMSRNARSATEFFNIPPNRVVELGAQVEF
- a CDS encoding PadR family transcriptional regulator produces the protein MFEQGDLKYVILQLIAEKPRHGYDIIKALEERSNGTYSPSPGTVYPTLTMLEEMGYVNATAEEGGKRVYQITPEGTQYLAANIGTVESIFERITQAVEPFFSPTMADVRTAMRHVARSSLGTAVKHADSKEILGKIAEVLDRAAREIDAITG
- a CDS encoding ABC transporter permease, which gives rise to MLIGEIISVAIGALRANKLRSLLTMLGIVIGVAAVIAMVALGSGAQQAVKDRIASLGTTLLSVSPGQARGFGAAIGGQRKRMTIEDAKSLDDPERLPDVIAVEPEMQKSSQVTWTNQNTNTSIIGTTANYLTVRNYKLSGGRMFTEAEDQGQRRVAVVGPTVTQNFGLSTPDAIVGEEIRIGGVLFTVIGTTEPKGQGSTFGDPDDQILIPITTGRYRVFGSNWVRSINVLASSEDNIPLAMAEIQKALRRQHKLRTTDLDDFQIRSQTDFLTTTAETTQVFTYLLSGIAAVSLLVGGIGIMNIMLVSVTERTREIGIRKALGATRWNILLQFLIEAVVLCCLGGIVGIALGAGGATLMSKTAGWNTQVSMTAVGIAFAFSAAVGVIFGVWPARRASVMDPIMALRYE
- a CDS encoding sigma-70 family RNA polymerase sigma factor; the encoded protein is MHLHQRRAYAVTRAIVATHEDAEDAVQEGFLHAYRALDRFLPDQPFGAWLYRIMANSALDLVRRRKVRDADELTEAVALPFRDPGEADELRTRLGEALTHLTERQRSVIVLHDVEGFTHGEIGGMLGIPEGTARSDLHHARATLRGILRDVRSDL